The following are from one region of the Rosettibacter firmus genome:
- a CDS encoding ROK family protein has protein sequence MSKITTVVGIDIGGTNTVFGFIDKRGKCYYEKSIPTKAEEKAELLFQRLFLEINKAQKKLEKKIEVAGIGIGAPNANYYKGTVENPPNLKWGTVDILKLIKKHTTLPSVITNDANAAALGEMLFGTAKGMKNFIVITLGTGLGSGIVVDGKLVYGADGFAGELGHTIVDPDGRQCGCGRKGCLETYASASGIKRTAFELMASTLTPSRLRKIPFDKLCSKDIYDAARKGDKLALECFDITARILGYKLADTVAHLSPEAIILFGGLVSAGELLIKPVKKYMEENLLNIFKNKVKILPSALMGKNAAVLGAAALIWNELEKKYE, from the coding sequence ATGTCTAAAATTACTACAGTAGTAGGAATTGATATAGGTGGAACAAACACTGTATTTGGATTTATTGACAAACGTGGAAAATGTTATTATGAAAAATCAATTCCTACAAAAGCAGAAGAAAAAGCAGAGTTATTATTTCAAAGATTGTTTTTAGAAATAAATAAAGCACAAAAAAAATTAGAAAAAAAAATAGAAGTAGCTGGAATTGGTATTGGAGCTCCTAATGCAAATTATTACAAAGGCACAGTTGAAAACCCACCTAATTTAAAATGGGGAACGGTTGACATATTAAAACTAATTAAAAAACATACCACACTTCCTTCTGTAATAACAAATGATGCAAATGCAGCTGCTTTGGGTGAAATGTTATTCGGAACTGCAAAAGGAATGAAAAATTTTATTGTCATTACATTAGGTACAGGTTTGGGAAGTGGGATCGTTGTCGATGGCAAATTAGTTTATGGTGCGGATGGTTTTGCGGGAGAACTTGGTCATACAATTGTAGATCCAGATGGTCGTCAATGTGGATGCGGAAGAAAAGGTTGCCTTGAAACTTATGCATCGGCAAGTGGAATTAAAAGAACTGCTTTTGAATTAATGGCATCAACTTTAACTCCAAGCAGACTTAGAAAAATTCCTTTTGATAAATTATGCTCAAAAGATATTTATGATGCTGCACGTAAAGGTGATAAACTCGCTCTTGAATGTTTTGATATTACTGCACGTATTCTGGGTTATAAACTTGCAGATACTGTTGCTCACTTAAGTCCAGAAGCAATAATACTCTTTGGAGGCTTGGTCTCTGCAGGTGAATTATTAATTAAACCTGTTAAAAAGTATATGGAAGAAAATTTATTGAATATCTTTAAAAACAAAGTCAAAATCTTACCATCAGCTTTAATGGGAAAAAATGCAGCAGTATTAGGAGCTGCAGCTTTAATCTGGAACGAATTGGAGAAAAAGTATGAGTAA
- a CDS encoding PorV/PorQ family protein, translating to MKKNIKLISCLIILLFFADFIIINGQRFVSNVSKRGTSAAPFLSISQGARASGMGSAFVALADDQSAIYWNPAGLAKLPGVGILFDHTRWIADINYNFFAASYNLGNFGTVGVSFITSAMDEMKVTTIEEPEGTGETFSVSDAMFSLAYAINLTDNFAIGFNPKFVMQKIWKMTATAIAIDMGVQYVTPFDGAILAMSISNFGTKMKLDGNTALVLVDLDPYSTGNNGQIPAYLQTEGWELPLNFRVGIAYKPIDSQMHKLNLAIDAMHPSDNYESVNAGIEYIFNDMFSLRCGYKSLFLKDSEESLTFGFGLKQLFLGNVAIKVDYSYGSFGRLTNVQKFSLGITF from the coding sequence ATGAAAAAGAATATAAAATTAATTTCGTGTTTAATAATTCTACTTTTCTTTGCAGATTTTATAATAATAAATGGGCAGAGATTTGTATCAAATGTTTCTAAAAGAGGAACAAGTGCTGCACCATTTCTTTCAATAAGTCAGGGAGCTAGAGCATCTGGAATGGGAAGTGCATTTGTTGCTCTGGCCGATGATCAAAGTGCAATTTACTGGAATCCTGCTGGACTTGCTAAATTACCCGGTGTTGGTATTCTATTCGATCATACAAGATGGATTGCAGATATCAATTACAATTTCTTCGCAGCTTCTTATAACCTTGGAAATTTTGGTACAGTTGGAGTAAGCTTTATTACTTCAGCTATGGATGAAATGAAAGTAACTACGATTGAAGAACCTGAAGGAACAGGAGAAACTTTTAGTGTTTCTGATGCGATGTTTAGTCTTGCTTATGCAATTAATCTTACAGATAACTTTGCAATTGGTTTTAATCCAAAATTTGTAATGCAAAAAATTTGGAAGATGACAGCAACTGCAATCGCAATTGATATGGGCGTTCAATATGTTACTCCATTCGATGGAGCAATTTTAGCAATGTCAATTTCAAATTTTGGTACTAAAATGAAGTTAGATGGAAATACTGCGCTTGTACTTGTTGATCTTGATCCATATAGTACTGGCAATAATGGACAAATTCCTGCTTATCTTCAAACTGAAGGATGGGAATTACCTTTAAACTTCAGAGTTGGTATAGCATATAAACCAATTGATTCTCAAATGCATAAGCTTAATCTTGCTATTGATGCAATGCATCCAAGTGATAATTATGAAAGTGTAAATGCTGGTATTGAATACATTTTCAATGATATGTTTTCTTTAAGATGTGGTTATAAATCACTTTTCCTAAAAGATTCTGAAGAATCACTAACTTTTGGATTTGGATTAAAACAATTATTTCTTGGTAATGTTGCTATAAAGGTTGATTATTCCTACGGTAGTTTTGGAAGATTAACTAATGTCCAAAAATTTTCACTCGGTATAACTTTCTAA
- a CDS encoding TonB-dependent receptor yields the protein MCKINIMLRKKMIVSYFINYILKFSTILLFLFFTSNILQAGTTGKLAGRVIDADTKEPLMGANIILNGTNFGAAADADGYYYINNIPPGVYTVTVSMVGYNKVTIEKVVIKIDLTTNLDVKLTSSAVSVGEVVITATQPLVIKDLTASSAIVSAEDIKLMPVENLHQIVNLQAGVVDGHFRGGRSGEVAYLVDGISVTDVYNGGLGILIENNAIRQMEVISGTFNAEYGQAMSGIVNIVTKDGGQKFEGNASAYMGSYLTNHTDIFYNLNKINPKGPRDVQFSLSGPTKVLNNLTFFLSGRYYGDEGYIYGKKVYNVTDNRPIFPDPMDNTIWIDQHTGDGSYVPMNPTQRRSFNGKLTYTSKYVKLSYNFAWEYNWNKYYNHYYRWTPDAINNHYRVNTTNNFQISFYPSQSTYSTLKLSSNLFKYWGHLYADEYDPRYVEPNQGSPYSNYTFSQGGNQTDRYNRYTLTYIAQWTLESQITKEHKVKLGIEGRLHTLYDHWKTIRNLTEGQLDSLGNPIFTLGYSDPGTKYNQSYKRKPYEISAYIQDKMEYDIMIINAGIRFDYFNSNADLPVDIRNPLNNPNFPGANQKRKANSEYQISPRLGVSFPISDQGAIHFSYGHFFQIPTFSNLYTNPNYIIDQTTSLSSYIGNPELKAQKTVKYELGLQQVIFPNVSIDLSVYYSDIRNLLGMEILETYEGFIFGRYINRDYGNVKGVILSLDKRFVDFFSARIDYTYQIAAGNASDPMAEYNNNQSDPPVESNKKVVPLNWDQTHTLNVVLNIGDPADWVAGIIFNYGSGMPYTEEPRYTRGLRFENNGRRPSYINVDLKANKHFKIFGYDFNFFLLVYNLFDIKNEVNVYPSTGRADKDLNVKFAGPIIGLNTIDEYLKNPGNFSAPRRISLGVNVNF from the coding sequence ATGTGTAAGATAAATATAATGCTCAGAAAAAAAATGATTGTATCTTACTTTATTAATTACATCTTAAAATTCAGTACAATTTTGTTATTTCTGTTTTTCACATCAAACATTTTACAGGCTGGCACCACTGGAAAATTAGCAGGTAGAGTTATTGATGCAGATACAAAAGAACCTTTAATGGGTGCTAATATAATATTAAATGGAACCAACTTTGGTGCTGCTGCCGATGCTGATGGATATTACTATATAAATAATATTCCTCCTGGAGTTTATACTGTTACTGTGAGCATGGTGGGATATAATAAAGTTACAATAGAAAAAGTTGTTATTAAAATAGATTTAACTACAAACCTCGATGTTAAATTAACTTCCTCAGCAGTTAGTGTAGGAGAAGTTGTTATTACAGCTACTCAACCTCTTGTCATAAAAGATTTGACTGCTTCATCAGCTATTGTTTCTGCAGAAGATATAAAATTGATGCCGGTTGAAAATTTACATCAGATTGTAAATCTTCAAGCTGGCGTTGTTGATGGGCATTTTAGAGGTGGACGTAGTGGCGAGGTTGCTTATCTTGTTGATGGTATCTCTGTAACCGATGTTTACAATGGTGGCCTTGGAATTCTTATAGAAAATAATGCAATACGACAGATGGAAGTTATTAGTGGCACTTTCAATGCTGAATATGGTCAGGCTATGAGTGGCATTGTTAATATTGTTACTAAAGATGGTGGTCAAAAATTTGAAGGAAATGCTTCTGCATATATGGGAAGTTATCTTACCAATCACACAGATATATTTTATAATTTGAATAAAATTAATCCTAAAGGTCCTCGTGATGTTCAATTCAGCTTAAGTGGTCCAACAAAAGTTTTAAATAATCTTACATTTTTCTTATCAGGAAGATATTATGGTGACGAGGGCTATATCTATGGGAAAAAAGTGTACAATGTTACAGATAACCGACCAATCTTTCCCGATCCTATGGATAATACAATCTGGATTGATCAACATACAGGCGATGGTTCTTATGTACCAATGAATCCAACTCAAAGAAGATCTTTCAATGGTAAGTTAACTTATACATCAAAATATGTAAAGTTAAGTTATAATTTTGCATGGGAATATAACTGGAATAAATATTACAATCATTATTATAGATGGACACCAGATGCAATAAATAATCATTATAGAGTTAATACAACAAATAATTTCCAGATTAGTTTTTATCCTTCACAGAGTACATATTCCACATTAAAACTTTCTTCTAATTTATTTAAATACTGGGGTCATTTATATGCTGATGAATATGACCCTCGTTATGTAGAACCAAATCAAGGAAGTCCTTATTCGAATTATACATTCAGTCAGGGTGGAAATCAAACAGATAGATATAATCGTTATACATTAACTTATATAGCACAATGGACTTTAGAATCTCAGATAACTAAAGAACACAAAGTAAAATTAGGTATCGAAGGAAGATTACATACTTTGTATGATCACTGGAAGACAATAAGAAATTTAACAGAAGGTCAACTTGATTCTCTTGGCAATCCAATTTTTACTCTTGGTTATAGTGATCCTGGAACTAAATATAATCAGTCATACAAGAGAAAACCTTATGAAATCTCTGCTTATATTCAAGATAAGATGGAATATGATATAATGATAATTAATGCTGGAATTCGTTTTGATTATTTTAATTCTAATGCCGATTTACCAGTAGACATTAGAAATCCACTTAACAATCCAAACTTTCCAGGTGCTAATCAGAAAAGAAAAGCTAATTCTGAATATCAAATAAGTCCTCGTCTTGGTGTTTCGTTTCCGATTTCCGATCAGGGTGCAATTCATTTCTCTTATGGTCACTTTTTCCAGATACCAACATTTTCGAATTTATATACAAATCCAAATTACATAATAGATCAGACTACATCACTTTCATCGTATATTGGAAATCCAGAATTGAAAGCACAAAAAACGGTTAAATATGAACTCGGTTTGCAACAAGTTATCTTTCCAAATGTTTCTATAGATTTGTCTGTTTATTACAGCGATATCCGCAACTTACTTGGAATGGAAATCCTTGAGACTTATGAAGGATTTATCTTTGGAAGATATATTAATAGAGATTATGGTAATGTAAAAGGAGTGATATTATCACTCGATAAAAGATTTGTAGATTTCTTTAGTGCAAGAATTGATTATACATATCAAATTGCTGCTGGTAATGCATCTGACCCGATGGCAGAATATAACAATAATCAATCTGATCCTCCTGTCGAATCAAATAAAAAGGTAGTGCCTTTAAATTGGGATCAAACACATACTCTTAATGTTGTCTTGAACATTGGAGATCCAGCTGATTGGGTTGCAGGTATAATTTTTAATTATGGTTCTGGAATGCCTTATACCGAAGAGCCAAGATATACAAGAGGACTTCGATTTGAAAATAATGGTCGTCGTCCTTCATACATTAATGTTGATTTAAAAGCTAATAAGCATTTCAAAATTTTTGGTTATGATTTCAACTTTTTCTTACTTGTTTATAATCTCTTTGATATTAAGAACGAAGTAAATGTCTATCCAAGTACAGGTAGAGCAGATAAAGATTTGAATGTAAAATTTGCTGGACCAATTATAGGTTTGAATACAATAGATGAATACTTAAAAAATCCTGGCAATTTTTCTGCACCAAGAAGAATTAGTCTTGGTGTAAATGTAAATTTTTAG
- a CDS encoding sugar-binding protein, giving the protein MKKFMLPLILFVFASFANAQWVVNTLDSTVAKKFWNYPEPGDLHGLGTGTGYVTLSDETSQQKFGTGALKIEWHVNYTESWGGFVQVMHLNSTDPASPEYKQYIDMSMATHISIWYNNLVPSSQPGYVHMRFKLHEAGGGANYWDSPSDHEDWYFESAVPYDATPGWKELLIPLVNNGTANPDDRGFTLPGWSGVANNGELDLDKIVGYSIECTTPLTGGGLAEGVILWDQITLVGARYTPLSTFDNTATTGYWNIDKMDWDGAAAPITKLELSDETTDKFEGESALKVHYKAVASQSWGGYVNLEHKFDAPVNLAANTDLYIAIKNLEPNKLTGRLQARLILYDNSGSTQESWFTLFNINIDEAFDWKTVRIPLVQADVNDWALQVGAFKNPDGQGNDDRMFNTSAVSGFKIEFSIDANGPVGTDVIAEGVILFDFLIPSGHQETDKTPPEVPQGLAVVPGSYTNLITWNDVPGENSEKYTIYFSMEPITDLNSPKVSSVKANVPEGVGVVEHVLRAPLTDQNVTYYYAITCTDKAGNTSLPAMLDNPVTNLAKGVPVVAVKTVSFNPDGNLDEWQDIVPFELKQGTAFVAPNTFVDNDDDLSVKSWIAIDQQNLYVAFDINDDIVNPTSRPESYLNDNPDLFIGLYNMEGLKHTSYQRGSAPDYHLRFHKNHIRLEGGGSDTDSLVVPGPNYYWQEKFPAGYIIEARIPLDDLMNKRQNPDAKKDKIYVKEGYRIPIDFSINDNDATGNREGILCYSPDNQDQSWSDVSRWTYTFIGNRMTPITSVESKDIPLTYSLLQNYPNPFNPTTQIQYSIEKEGNVTLKIYDLLGRQIEELVNAYQQPGVYTVTFDASKLSTGVYFYKLESGSFVSIKKMILIK; this is encoded by the coding sequence ATGAAGAAATTTATGCTACCATTAATCCTGTTTGTGTTTGCTTCGTTTGCAAATGCACAATGGGTAGTAAACACACTGGATAGTACTGTTGCCAAAAAATTCTGGAATTATCCAGAACCCGGGGATTTACATGGACTGGGTACAGGCACAGGCTATGTAACACTTTCTGACGAAACATCCCAGCAAAAATTTGGGACTGGAGCATTAAAGATTGAATGGCATGTAAACTATACAGAATCATGGGGTGGATTTGTTCAGGTAATGCATCTAAATTCTACTGATCCTGCAAGTCCTGAATATAAACAATATATAGATATGAGTATGGCTACTCATATAAGTATCTGGTATAATAATCTTGTACCTTCTTCTCAACCAGGTTATGTACATATGAGATTTAAACTGCACGAAGCGGGTGGAGGTGCAAATTATTGGGATAGTCCAAGCGATCATGAAGATTGGTATTTTGAATCTGCTGTTCCTTACGATGCAACACCAGGTTGGAAAGAATTATTAATACCACTTGTAAACAATGGTACTGCAAATCCAGATGATCGTGGATTTACACTCCCTGGCTGGAGCGGTGTTGCAAATAATGGTGAACTGGATTTGGATAAAATTGTTGGCTATAGTATTGAATGTACAACTCCATTAACAGGTGGTGGACTTGCTGAAGGTGTTATACTCTGGGATCAAATTACACTTGTTGGTGCAAGATATACTCCTTTATCTACTTTCGATAATACTGCAACTACAGGCTACTGGAATATTGATAAAATGGATTGGGATGGTGCTGCTGCTCCAATTACAAAATTAGAATTATCCGATGAAACTACAGATAAATTCGAAGGTGAATCTGCTCTTAAAGTTCATTATAAAGCTGTTGCTTCTCAAAGCTGGGGTGGGTATGTTAACCTTGAACATAAGTTTGATGCACCCGTTAATTTAGCCGCTAATACAGATTTATATATTGCAATTAAAAATTTAGAACCAAATAAATTAACTGGTAGACTTCAGGCAAGATTAATTCTTTATGATAATAGCGGTTCAACACAAGAAAGCTGGTTTACACTATTTAATATTAATATTGATGAAGCATTCGATTGGAAAACTGTTCGCATTCCTTTAGTTCAAGCAGATGTAAATGATTGGGCACTTCAGGTTGGTGCTTTTAAAAATCCCGATGGGCAGGGAAATGATGATAGAATGTTTAATACAAGTGCTGTAAGTGGATTCAAAATTGAATTTTCTATTGATGCAAATGGTCCGGTTGGAACTGATGTAATTGCTGAAGGAGTAATTTTATTTGATTTCTTAATTCCATCAGGTCATCAAGAAACAGATAAAACTCCACCAGAAGTTCCTCAAGGTTTAGCTGTTGTGCCAGGTTCTTATACAAACTTAATTACCTGGAATGATGTACCCGGGGAAAATAGTGAAAAATATACAATTTACTTCAGCATGGAACCTATAACAGATTTAAACTCACCTAAAGTAAGTTCTGTAAAAGCAAATGTTCCAGAAGGTGTTGGTGTAGTTGAACATGTTTTGAGAGCTCCTCTAACAGATCAAAATGTTACTTATTATTATGCAATTACATGCACAGACAAAGCTGGTAACACTTCACTTCCGGCAATGCTTGATAATCCTGTAACCAATTTGGCAAAAGGAGTTCCTGTTGTTGCAGTTAAAACAGTAAGCTTTAATCCAGATGGAAATTTAGATGAATGGCAGGATATTGTTCCTTTTGAACTTAAACAGGGGACAGCTTTTGTTGCGCCAAATACTTTTGTAGATAATGATGATGATCTTTCAGTAAAATCCTGGATTGCGATTGATCAACAAAATCTATATGTGGCATTTGATATTAATGATGATATTGTTAATCCAACTTCTCGTCCGGAATCCTATTTAAATGATAATCCAGATTTATTTATTGGTTTATACAATATGGAAGGTTTGAAACACACATCTTACCAGAGAGGTTCTGCACCAGATTATCATTTAAGATTTCATAAGAATCATATTAGACTTGAAGGTGGTGGAAGTGATACAGATTCACTCGTTGTTCCTGGACCAAACTACTACTGGCAGGAAAAATTCCCGGCTGGTTATATCATCGAAGCAAGAATTCCTCTTGATGATTTAATGAATAAAAGACAGAACCCTGATGCTAAAAAAGATAAGATTTATGTAAAAGAAGGATACAGAATTCCAATCGATTTTTCTATTAATGATAATGATGCTACTGGAAATCGTGAGGGAATTCTTTGTTATTCACCAGATAATCAGGATCAATCATGGTCAGATGTTTCAAGATGGACTTACACATTTATTGGTAACAGAATGACTCCAATTACAAGTGTTGAAAGCAAAGATATTCCTCTTACTTATTCATTATTACAAAATTATCCAAATCCATTTAACCCAACGACTCAAATTCAATATTCAATTGAAAAAGAAGGTAATGTTACATTAAAGATTTATGATTTACTTGGTCGACAGATTGAAGAACTTGTAAATGCTTATCAACAACCTGGAGTTTATACAGTTACTTTTGATGCTTCAAAACTTTCAACAGGAGTATATTTCTATAAACTGGAAAGCGGTTCATTTGTAAGCATTAAGAAAATGATACTTATTAAATAA
- a CDS encoding sodium:solute symporter family transporter: MENTITFLDSLIIFIYLAVVLIIGFKYRNRDKNTSEYFLADRNLGWFVIGISLFATNISSEHFIGLAGSGALRGFAVSQFELIAIFFLILLGWVIAPIYKRLGIFTTPEFLELRFDSINRKFFSALSIFTYIVTKILVTLFAGGILFNKILGWSNFYSASAIVLITGIYTLVGGFTAVVRTQVFQGIFFFISAIVFTLFGLFEVGGFNGLTAKLPPEYFQMFKPIDDPEFPWTGILFGAPIIAFWYWCADNYIVQRVLGARSIDEARGGTLLAAFLKIFPMFIFVLPGLIAAALYPGIKGDEAFPVLLSSNIIPVGIRGFVIAGFLGAMMSSLSASFNTISELYTIDFYKPKHPDASERTLVLIGRMVTIFIVVFVLLLVPFVRLINNQIYIFLQGTQAFISAPITSVFLLGLIFKKINAKSVFITLIVGEFIGLSHFVIELMAKSGVIINPLLLNYARINYLHFTIFLFLFSSLMLIGLNYVFQSEKDLSSSKSFSILSFQNDNANIKIESVRLNILISGIILILAISLWYMFM, from the coding sequence ATGGAGAATACAATTACATTTTTAGACAGCTTAATAATATTTATTTACCTTGCTGTAGTTTTAATAATTGGTTTTAAATATAGAAATAGGGATAAAAATACTTCTGAATATTTTCTTGCTGATAGAAATTTGGGCTGGTTTGTTATAGGTATATCATTATTTGCTACAAATATTTCAAGCGAACATTTTATTGGTCTTGCTGGTTCAGGTGCTTTACGTGGTTTTGCAGTAAGTCAATTTGAATTAATTGCGATTTTCTTTTTAATACTACTTGGATGGGTTATTGCACCAATTTATAAGAGACTGGGAATTTTTACTACTCCTGAATTTCTTGAGTTGAGATTTGATTCAATTAACAGAAAGTTTTTTTCAGCACTTTCAATTTTTACTTATATCGTTACAAAAATTTTGGTTACACTTTTTGCTGGTGGAATTTTGTTCAACAAGATTTTAGGATGGAGCAATTTTTATTCAGCATCAGCAATAGTTTTGATAACAGGAATATATACACTTGTTGGTGGTTTTACTGCTGTTGTAAGAACTCAGGTGTTTCAGGGAATATTCTTTTTTATAAGTGCTATAGTATTTACTTTATTTGGATTATTTGAAGTTGGTGGATTTAATGGTTTAACAGCCAAATTACCACCCGAATATTTTCAAATGTTCAAGCCAATTGACGATCCAGAATTTCCTTGGACTGGAATTTTGTTTGGTGCTCCTATAATCGCATTCTGGTATTGGTGTGCTGATAATTATATTGTTCAAAGAGTTCTTGGTGCTCGAAGTATTGACGAAGCTCGTGGTGGAACTTTACTTGCAGCTTTTCTGAAAATCTTCCCTATGTTTATTTTTGTTTTACCAGGATTGATTGCTGCTGCTCTTTATCCAGGCATTAAAGGAGATGAAGCTTTCCCGGTTTTGCTATCCAGCAATATAATTCCAGTTGGAATTCGTGGATTTGTTATAGCAGGATTTCTTGGTGCTATGATGTCTTCTCTTTCTGCTTCCTTTAATACTATTAGCGAGTTATATACAATCGATTTTTATAAACCAAAACATCCAGATGCTTCCGAAAGAACATTGGTGCTTATTGGAAGAATGGTTACAATTTTTATTGTAGTATTTGTTTTATTGTTAGTGCCATTCGTAAGATTAATTAATAATCAGATTTATATTTTTCTTCAGGGTACTCAAGCTTTCATTAGTGCTCCAATAACTTCTGTTTTTCTTCTGGGATTAATTTTTAAGAAGATAAATGCTAAAAGTGTTTTTATAACATTAATAGTAGGAGAATTTATTGGTTTATCTCACTTTGTGATTGAACTGATGGCAAAGTCTGGTGTGATTATTAACCCATTACTTTTGAATTATGCAAGAATTAATTACCTGCACTTTACAATCTTTCTATTTCTATTTTCATCATTAATGCTTATTGGTCTTAATTATGTTTTCCAGAGTGAAAAAGATTTATCATCTTCAAAATCTTTTTCAATTCTGAGCTTTCAAAATGATAATGCAAATATCAAAATAGAAAGTGTAAGACTTAATATTCTGATATCGGGAATAATACTAATACTGGCAATAAGTTTATGGTACATGTTTATGTAA